In a single window of the Tepidibacillus fermentans genome:
- a CDS encoding complex I NDUFA9 subunit family protein — MKVFITGSSGYVGYKVMQSVLEHGHEVVALIRSVEGQLLYEPRVTYVYGDITDPQSLSGVMDGYDVVIHLVGIIREVSKKGITMNRIHVEGTRNIVTEAKKAGINRFLHMSALGAKQNSHTAYHQSKWEAEQIVRESGLSYTIFRPSVIFGEGGPGPNFVNQLRDLVKNAPIVPVIGDGSSLLQPVSIKNVADGFAKGVELKQTIGKTYELGGPEQISYLKILSLIADSLDKRLRKIHVPITLMKYIVPIMEKIPQFPITNDQLTMLLEGNITSTAETYYKDFGIEPIPFEV; from the coding sequence ATGAAAGTGTTTATTACAGGTTCTTCTGGTTATGTCGGCTATAAAGTCATGCAATCAGTTCTTGAACATGGACATGAAGTTGTTGCTTTAATCCGTTCAGTCGAAGGGCAGCTACTATATGAACCACGAGTCACTTATGTCTATGGTGATATTACTGATCCTCAATCTCTTTCAGGTGTAATGGATGGTTACGATGTTGTCATTCATTTAGTTGGAATTATTCGTGAGGTCTCTAAAAAAGGGATCACGATGAATAGGATACATGTAGAGGGAACAAGAAATATTGTTACTGAGGCCAAAAAAGCTGGAATCAATCGTTTCTTGCACATGAGTGCACTAGGTGCTAAGCAAAACTCACATACAGCCTACCATCAATCAAAGTGGGAAGCTGAACAAATCGTGAGAGAATCAGGACTATCATATACGATTTTTCGACCATCGGTGATTTTCGGTGAGGGTGGACCAGGTCCAAACTTTGTTAACCAATTACGTGATTTAGTCAAAAATGCCCCAATTGTACCTGTCATCGGGGATGGTTCTTCTTTACTTCAACCAGTATCAATCAAGAATGTAGCTGACGGATTTGCAAAGGGGGTAGAACTAAAGCAAACAATAGGCAAAACCTATGAGCTTGGAGGACCAGAGCAAATCTCTTATTTGAAAATCCTAAGCTTGATTGCGGATTCACTAGATAAAAGACTTAGAAAAATTCATGTTCCTATTACGCTAATGAAATATATTGTTCCAATCATGGAAAAGATACCACAATTTCCGATTACCAATGATCAACTTACGATGTTACTAGAAGGGAATATTACAAGTACAGCGGAGACGTATTACAAGGATTTTGGAATCGAACCCATTCCTTTTGAAGTATAA
- a CDS encoding low molecular weight protein-tyrosine-phosphatase has protein sequence MIKVLFVCLGNICRSPMAEAVFRDMVKKEGLGDKITVDSAGIGHWHEGEQPHHGTRSILDQYQISYKGIFARQIRPSDLKEFDYIIAMDEGNLDSLRQLAGGKETGYIARLLDFVPHLNEKDIEDPYYTGRFDYVYQLVTKGCKHLLDFIRERQEI, from the coding sequence ATGATTAAAGTATTATTTGTTTGTTTAGGGAATATCTGCCGCTCACCTATGGCGGAAGCTGTTTTTCGCGATATGGTTAAGAAAGAAGGTTTAGGAGACAAAATCACCGTTGATTCAGCAGGTATCGGTCATTGGCATGAGGGCGAACAACCTCACCATGGTACAAGAAGCATTCTTGACCAGTATCAAATTAGTTACAAAGGAATTTTTGCAAGGCAAATTCGTCCAAGCGACTTAAAAGAGTTTGATTATATTATTGCAATGGATGAGGGGAATTTGGATTCATTACGGCAATTGGCAGGTGGAAAAGAAACAGGGTATATTGCAAGATTACTTGACTTCGTTCCTCATTTAAATGAAAAAGATATTGAAGATCCTTACTATACTGGCCGGTTTGACTATGTGTATCAGTTGGTGACAAAAGGGTGTAAACATTTGCTGGATTTTATCAGGGAACGCCAAGAAATATAA
- a CDS encoding ATP-binding protein, which yields MAKTLYSRLLLFALFISMVPMIFVGYISYQAHKESLTKEMDQNLFLLSNNLAVEIENFISERLMDVNLLQENELLKKNNASIEDIKRELKKFVQIHTIYEGAILTDDQGIVIYDTNEGVIGKDLSKRSWFQPAIHGNIYISDIYLSPALNKPLLTLVGPITSQKGEIIGVVSPAINLNQLYKTMDQFANESKNVNLSAYAFLINRNGDYIAHPNRAKILKENFFKKNHLDLNQLEELSKNKQIFYSTTGNTVNAFTRIKPTKGFQQDWYIGVSVAKDEFYAPLKQLLIKYLILFGVMLTLIILAVIPLARSIVLPINQLVAATSDFAKGKKVKPLNLDTYQELNQLNHTFNLMTEQLKEREKQLIRSEKLKAAGELAAGFVHEIRNPITTIRGFLQIMKEEKIMQDKPYFPIIFQEIDRVNRIITDFLTFAKPNTSFHNVPTDLNQVIDEVLLLFESQMPMKNILIDKNLMPIPKTVLDPTFIKQVFINLIQNAIDAMPHGGSLTISTRYEMTNQQIEIIFQDTGIGMNKTTIEKLGTPFFTMKEKGTGLGLMISYRIIQELNGKITVDSQQGLGTTFTIHLPITNQNRKSE from the coding sequence ATGGCGAAGACATTATATTCTCGTTTATTGCTTTTTGCTCTGTTTATTAGTATGGTCCCGATGATCTTTGTCGGATATATCTCCTACCAAGCGCATAAAGAATCATTAACAAAAGAAATGGATCAGAATTTATTTCTATTATCTAATAATCTAGCTGTTGAAATTGAGAATTTTATCTCAGAACGATTAATGGATGTAAACCTATTACAAGAAAATGAGTTATTAAAAAAAAACAATGCTTCTATAGAGGATATTAAGAGAGAATTAAAGAAATTCGTTCAGATTCATACCATTTATGAGGGTGCAATCTTAACCGATGATCAAGGGATCGTTATTTATGATACCAATGAAGGAGTCATCGGCAAAGATTTAAGTAAACGAAGTTGGTTTCAACCTGCAATTCATGGAAATATATATATATCAGATATTTACTTATCTCCTGCTTTAAATAAACCCCTTTTAACATTAGTTGGTCCGATCACCAGTCAAAAGGGAGAGATCATTGGGGTTGTCTCCCCGGCAATCAATCTTAATCAATTATATAAAACGATGGATCAATTTGCGAATGAAAGCAAAAATGTGAATTTATCTGCTTATGCGTTCTTAATTAATAGGAATGGTGACTATATCGCACACCCTAACCGAGCAAAAATTTTAAAAGAAAATTTCTTTAAGAAGAACCATCTTGATCTAAATCAATTAGAGGAGCTTAGTAAAAACAAACAAATATTCTATTCGACTACGGGAAATACGGTGAATGCTTTTACTCGTATTAAACCGACAAAGGGATTCCAACAGGATTGGTATATTGGTGTTTCTGTAGCCAAAGATGAATTTTATGCTCCATTAAAACAACTATTAATAAAATATCTCATTTTATTTGGTGTCATGTTGACATTGATCATACTAGCTGTAATTCCTTTGGCTCGATCAATTGTTTTACCAATTAATCAGTTGGTAGCAGCAACTTCTGATTTTGCGAAAGGGAAAAAGGTGAAACCATTAAATCTAGATACATATCAAGAATTAAATCAATTAAACCATACATTTAACCTTATGACAGAACAACTAAAAGAGCGGGAAAAACAACTGATTCGATCGGAAAAGCTGAAAGCAGCTGGGGAGTTGGCAGCTGGTTTTGTTCATGAAATTCGCAATCCCATTACCACGATTCGAGGTTTTCTCCAAATCATGAAAGAAGAAAAAATAATGCAGGATAAACCTTATTTCCCCATTATCTTTCAAGAAATCGATCGCGTAAATCGAATCATTACTGATTTTCTAACCTTTGCAAAACCTAACACTTCGTTTCATAATGTACCGACCGATCTTAATCAAGTGATTGATGAAGTATTATTACTGTTTGAATCACAAATGCCAATGAAGAATATTCTAATTGATAAAAATTTAATGCCCATTCCAAAAACGGTGCTTGATCCAACCTTTATCAAACAGGTCTTTATCAATCTCATCCAAAATGCAATCGATGCAATGCCACATGGGGGCTCCCTAACTATCTCAACACGATATGAGATGACAAATCAGCAAATTGAGATCATTTTCCAAGACACAGGAATCGGGATGAATAAAACAACCATTGAAAAGTTAGGTACACCTTTTTTTACAATGAAAGAGAAGGGAACTGGTTTAGGTTTGATGATCAGCTATCGAATCATTCAAGAGTTAAATGGGAAGATCACGGTAGATAGTCAACAAGGCTTAGGGACAACATTTACGATTCATCTTCCAATAACCAATCAAAATAGAAAATCAGAATAA
- a CDS encoding 3'-5' exonuclease → MALLKKNHQLFHEIQPLLIPKKEMVDPDHRLKEIEYVVFDTETTGFHPYAGDQIIAIGAVKLVRGQITETFHTYVNPLREVPKEIETLTGITNQQLKDQPLILDAIYQFLQFAYQSYLVAHGADFDLHFLNIALKKHTGLKIRHPIIDTMNIAFHLLPRLDSHHLDRLLEFYQIPIVDRHTALGDAKMTAKLFQCLLQQLEEKGISTVGALKRSMPSVCRQAPYLKF, encoded by the coding sequence ATGGCATTGTTAAAGAAAAATCATCAACTTTTTCATGAGATTCAACCATTACTCATTCCTAAAAAAGAAATGGTCGACCCTGATCATCGCTTAAAAGAAATCGAATATGTCGTCTTTGATACGGAGACAACAGGTTTTCATCCTTATGCAGGGGATCAGATTATTGCAATAGGGGCAGTCAAGCTTGTCAGAGGGCAAATCACAGAAACATTTCATACTTATGTAAACCCTTTAAGAGAAGTTCCCAAGGAAATTGAAACTCTAACAGGAATCACGAACCAACAATTAAAAGATCAACCTTTGATTTTAGATGCAATATATCAATTTCTGCAATTTGCTTATCAATCCTACTTAGTTGCGCATGGTGCCGATTTTGACCTTCACTTTTTAAATATAGCTCTTAAAAAACACACAGGGTTGAAAATACGACATCCCATTATTGATACCATGAATATCGCTTTTCATCTCCTTCCAAGGTTAGATTCTCATCACTTAGACCGATTGTTAGAATTTTATCAGATTCCAATTGTCGATCGTCATACCGCACTTGGCGATGCAAAGATGACTGCTAAACTTTTTCAGTGTTTATTACAACAATTGGAAGAAAAGGGAATTTCAACAGTGGGAGCATTAAAAAGGAGCATGCCAAGCGTATGCCGACAAGCTCCTTATCTAAAATTTTAA
- a CDS encoding DUF294 nucleotidyltransferase-like domain-containing protein: MENSLLPFLKGIPLFSHLPDEDIQKIISVSKQARFTDHQIVVNQNDKQIDHLFVVLNGLAKNIIINEDQEEITIKTYGKGEVFGLIHAMSGEGFSYTIRAAHEVEFLLVPLTIFESLMSKYPFFMEEVARLITLRLRELYKQLEKETSIAFSSIQGSPYRKKVIEFMSQPILTCQKDDYLLEIAQTILDQRVGSIIVLNEHQSPIGIITEKDLIKAFTTLYQYHQGRECKTFVQAEEVMTSPLITISPDAFYYDALHLMLKHNIKHLPVVDQETVIGIVSTKNLIHSFSNHSFRLIKEIESTTSLEELLPMKSQVNQMLQEMIQQHATPKELAAIITEMNERVTKKIISFAEKEMIRDGYGTPPVSFCWLSLGSEGRKEQTLQTDQDNAIVYADVPEKEEEKVDQYFTKLAEKIVTYLDQYGFPKCTGGVMATNPKWRKSLSQWINSIHLWYQKRSPDMIRQFTIFFDFRPIYGDYYLAEQIRNVFLDQSQPPIFLHLLAEDESRIEVPINRFGRFITRKGEHQGKIDMKHGGILHIINGLRMLAFKYGIMETSSWERIEALKEKGILTFDEADEITQAFDDFIILRIKYVDSFIDPHHLSKKERIQLKKALMTARWFQQWSIRHLAMPGSHLRGF, encoded by the coding sequence GTGGAAAATTCGTTACTTCCATTTTTAAAAGGCATACCTCTATTTTCCCATTTACCTGATGAGGATATTCAGAAAATAATTTCTGTATCTAAACAAGCTCGGTTCACTGATCATCAAATTGTAGTAAATCAAAACGATAAACAAATAGATCATCTTTTTGTTGTTTTAAATGGATTAGCCAAAAATATTATCATCAATGAAGACCAAGAAGAGATCACAATTAAAACCTATGGTAAAGGTGAAGTTTTTGGACTGATTCATGCGATGTCAGGAGAAGGGTTCTCTTATACGATCCGAGCTGCTCATGAAGTAGAATTTCTGTTAGTTCCTTTGACAATTTTTGAATCATTAATGTCAAAATATCCATTTTTTATGGAAGAAGTGGCTCGGTTAATTACCCTTCGCCTTCGTGAATTATATAAACAGTTAGAAAAAGAAACATCCATAGCTTTTAGTAGCATACAAGGATCCCCTTATCGGAAAAAAGTGATTGAATTCATGAGTCAACCTATCCTTACTTGTCAGAAAGATGATTATCTTTTAGAAATAGCGCAAACCATTCTTGACCAAAGAGTTGGGTCAATCATCGTTCTTAATGAACATCAATCTCCAATTGGTATTATCACGGAAAAAGATTTGATTAAAGCTTTTACTACTCTATATCAATATCACCAAGGCAGGGAATGTAAGACTTTTGTTCAGGCAGAAGAAGTGATGACATCCCCACTTATCACTATTTCCCCTGATGCTTTTTATTATGATGCTTTACATCTCATGTTAAAACATAACATTAAACACTTACCTGTTGTTGATCAAGAAACTGTAATAGGGATTGTTTCCACCAAAAATTTAATTCATTCCTTTTCGAATCATAGTTTTCGCTTGATCAAAGAAATTGAATCGACGACTTCGTTAGAAGAACTTTTGCCAATGAAATCACAAGTCAATCAAATGCTACAAGAAATGATCCAACAACATGCTACTCCTAAAGAATTAGCCGCCATTATTACAGAGATGAATGAACGGGTGACGAAGAAAATCATTTCGTTTGCTGAAAAAGAGATGATAAGGGATGGGTATGGTACTCCACCAGTATCTTTTTGTTGGTTAAGTCTAGGAAGTGAAGGGCGTAAAGAACAAACCTTACAAACGGATCAAGATAATGCCATTGTTTATGCCGATGTCCCAGAAAAAGAGGAAGAAAAGGTTGATCAATATTTTACAAAATTAGCTGAAAAGATTGTCACCTACTTAGACCAATATGGTTTCCCCAAATGTACAGGTGGAGTCATGGCAACCAATCCTAAATGGAGAAAGAGCCTTAGTCAATGGATCAACTCGATTCATTTATGGTATCAAAAACGCAGTCCAGATATGATTCGCCAATTTACTATTTTCTTTGATTTTCGTCCGATTTATGGAGATTATTATCTAGCTGAACAAATTCGAAATGTTTTCCTCGATCAATCACAGCCACCTATTTTCCTTCACTTACTTGCTGAAGATGAATCGAGAATTGAAGTCCCAATCAATCGTTTTGGTCGATTTATAACCAGAAAAGGAGAACATCAAGGGAAAATCGATATGAAACATGGTGGGATCCTGCATATAATCAATGGCTTACGAATGTTAGCTTTTAAATATGGAATTATGGAAACGAGTTCTTGGGAAAGAATTGAGGCATTAAAAGAAAAAGGAATACTCACTTTCGATGAAGCAGATGAAATTACTCAAGCCTTTGATGATTTCATCATTTTGCGAATAAAATATGTTGATTCCTTTATCGATCCTCACCATTTATCAAAAAAAGAACGGATTCAACTAAAAAAAGCATTAATGACAGCCCGTTGGTTTCAACAATGGTCCATTCGTCATCTGGCAATGCCTGGTTCACATTTGAGGGGGTTTTAA
- a CDS encoding methyl-accepting chemotaxis protein — MNQKKILQSKQAKQALKKVVQIGEKLSPLLEKDPALITNEKVIRNLLDQSLEKDEYFVIVDENGWGKIHTNRLREGMLFNDEVGLKSAKTKEPLLQIYQRNTGEIMIDASCPIYQDQKHSYNLRLGRIVNKSYLHTFLYALGLLPLLVTFVSLFLFGFDKIFLSLLLGMISSLIFSTWFQISMVKSVEEWLKITRFISTGNLTKRVKKTFWRDQFHQIGYELNKIAIGIHSILTELKNAAYHTKSFIMKQAKYTEQLSGSFQELTATMEEFSAGTETQLQSLANMEQNIQDVLQITKSIQSSIQTSVELSQNASITAMNGTEAVQQTSNQMEKIKKLIYDSSLASHRMNQRITEISQKVSAITKIAKQTNLLALNASIEAAHAGEEGRGFAVVAEEVRDLAEETTSFAKEVLDLLEQVNHESKMSLESVERGVEEMEIGMNMVKKAGNAITLLNDVVINTKDNVLQNKSQSYQLIEHNRNIERSIHEIMQISHSFTNAAKEVSLTMEQHSHDVIQLAKDAENLKNQALSLEKIVNRFVL, encoded by the coding sequence ATGAATCAAAAAAAAATTCTTCAAAGCAAACAAGCTAAACAAGCACTAAAAAAAGTTGTTCAGATCGGGGAAAAGCTTTCTCCTCTTCTTGAAAAAGATCCAGCACTTATCACAAATGAAAAAGTAATTCGGAATCTTTTGGATCAGTCTCTAGAAAAAGATGAATATTTTGTTATCGTTGATGAGAATGGTTGGGGAAAAATTCATACCAACCGACTGCGAGAGGGTATGCTTTTTAATGATGAAGTTGGGCTAAAATCAGCCAAAACGAAAGAACCATTATTACAAATCTATCAACGAAATACAGGGGAAATCATGATCGATGCCTCCTGCCCTATTTATCAAGATCAAAAGCATTCTTATAACTTAAGATTAGGGCGAATTGTCAACAAATCATATTTACATACATTCCTTTATGCGTTAGGATTGTTACCCTTGTTGGTGACTTTCGTTAGTTTGTTCCTCTTTGGCTTTGACAAGATCTTTCTTTCCCTTCTTCTGGGAATGATTAGTTCTCTCATTTTTTCTACGTGGTTTCAAATATCAATGGTTAAATCTGTAGAAGAATGGCTTAAGATCACCAGATTCATTTCTACAGGAAATCTAACAAAAAGAGTAAAGAAAACGTTTTGGCGAGATCAATTTCATCAAATCGGATATGAATTAAATAAAATCGCAATCGGTATCCATTCAATCTTAACTGAGTTAAAAAATGCTGCATATCACACGAAATCATTTATCATGAAACAAGCAAAATATACGGAGCAATTATCTGGATCATTTCAAGAACTAACAGCTACAATGGAAGAATTTAGTGCTGGAACTGAGACTCAATTACAATCTCTCGCTAATATGGAACAAAATATTCAAGATGTACTTCAGATCACCAAGTCTATTCAATCTTCCATTCAAACGAGTGTTGAACTCTCGCAAAACGCTTCAATTACTGCAATGAATGGTACAGAAGCTGTACAACAAACTTCAAACCAAATGGAAAAAATAAAGAAACTCATTTATGATTCATCTCTTGCGAGTCATAGAATGAACCAGCGAATAACAGAAATATCACAAAAAGTCTCTGCGATCACCAAAATAGCGAAACAAACCAATCTTTTGGCACTAAACGCATCGATTGAAGCTGCTCATGCAGGAGAAGAAGGCCGTGGATTTGCCGTAGTCGCGGAAGAAGTACGGGATTTAGCAGAAGAAACAACAAGCTTTGCAAAAGAGGTTCTTGATCTCTTAGAACAAGTAAACCATGAGAGTAAGATGTCACTAGAATCCGTTGAGCGCGGGGTAGAAGAGATGGAAATAGGAATGAACATGGTGAAAAAAGCTGGAAATGCCATCACTCTTCTTAACGATGTTGTCATCAATACAAAAGATAATGTATTACAAAACAAGTCTCAATCCTATCAATTAATTGAACATAATCGAAATATAGAACGCTCAATTCATGAAATCATGCAGATTTCTCACTCGTTTACGAATGCCGCTAAAGAAGTAAGTCTAACGATGGAACAACATAGTCATGATGTCATCCAACTAGCAAAGGATGCGGAGAATTTGAAAAATCAAGCATTATCTTTAGAAAAAATCGTAAACCGATTTGTACTATAA
- a CDS encoding spore coat protein produces MQEKQIVNDVLNQLKGSLENYARVIAETSNPQLRQTLQQIRNSDEQFQFDLANIATQKGYYKPAQPATPQDIQQMKNELSQA; encoded by the coding sequence ATGCAAGAAAAACAAATTGTTAATGACGTTTTAAATCAACTAAAGGGAAGCCTAGAAAATTATGCACGTGTGATTGCTGAAACTTCAAATCCTCAATTGAGACAAACCCTGCAACAAATTCGTAATTCTGACGAACAATTTCAGTTTGATTTAGCTAATATTGCTACACAAAAAGGGTATTATAAACCGGCACAACCTGCTACCCCACAAGATATTCAACAAATGAAAAATGAATTAAGCCAAGCGTAA
- a CDS encoding DUF1284 domain-containing protein yields MIRIRGHHLLCIHGFQGMGYSESFVKEMEKITTILRDDLTNPELLIQVVNQLDDVCQGCPHNGKDKCNADENSNQHVMEMDQRVIKKLGIEANSVYTKKELLLRTQERVEASDLDVICEGCSWLTYGVCKEGIERLKRRELIFKL; encoded by the coding sequence ATGATTAGAATTAGAGGACACCATCTACTCTGTATTCATGGTTTTCAAGGAATGGGCTATAGTGAATCATTTGTAAAGGAAATGGAAAAAATTACAACAATCTTGCGTGATGATTTAACTAATCCAGAATTATTGATTCAAGTTGTCAATCAATTAGATGATGTCTGTCAAGGTTGTCCACACAATGGAAAAGATAAGTGTAATGCAGATGAGAATTCAAATCAACATGTGATGGAAATGGATCAAAGAGTCATAAAAAAGTTAGGGATCGAAGCGAATAGTGTCTATACCAAAAAAGAATTATTACTAAGAACACAAGAAAGGGTAGAAGCAAGCGATTTAGATGTGATTTGTGAAGGATGTTCTTGGCTAACGTATGGGGTTTGTAAAGAAGGAATCGAGCGTTTAAAAAGGAGAGAACTTATTTTTAAACTGTAG
- a CDS encoding SE1561 family protein, which translates to MSTPIYDKKKQLQYIKDKLQLITYMVNQIDSDSIELEDFQYLAEELKDLLVKTNMFHFRNETVQKEKGVPVK; encoded by the coding sequence ATGTCAACACCAATATATGACAAGAAAAAACAACTTCAATATATCAAAGATAAATTACAATTAATTACTTATATGGTGAACCAAATCGATTCCGATTCCATTGAATTGGAAGATTTTCAATATCTGGCTGAAGAATTAAAAGATTTACTTGTAAAAACCAATATGTTTCATTTTCGAAATGAAACGGTTCAAAAAGAAAAAGGAGTACCTGTAAAATAG
- a CDS encoding DoxX family protein, translating to MVRWLRENLYASFILLVLRLYLGWQWISAGWEKLTGDGPFDASGFLKGALQKMGGDHPSVSQWWGSFVENFALPNVGFFNFVIPWGEFLVGLGLILGCLTTAAMFFGMMMNFSFLFSGTVSHNPQMVLLSIFVIVAGYNAGRIGLDRWVIPYIRTWWGNVRKKQA from the coding sequence ATGGTACGTTGGCTTCGTGAAAATCTTTATGCTTCATTTATCCTATTGGTTCTTCGATTGTACCTTGGATGGCAATGGATTTCAGCTGGTTGGGAAAAACTAACAGGTGATGGTCCATTTGATGCATCAGGATTCTTAAAAGGTGCATTACAGAAAATGGGCGGAGATCATCCATCCGTTTCTCAATGGTGGGGTAGCTTCGTTGAGAATTTTGCTTTACCAAATGTCGGTTTCTTTAACTTTGTGATTCCTTGGGGTGAATTCTTAGTAGGTTTAGGACTCATTCTTGGTTGTTTGACAACGGCAGCTATGTTCTTTGGAATGATGATGAATTTCTCTTTCCTCTTCAGTGGTACGGTTAGCCATAATCCACAAATGGTATTACTCAGTATCTTTGTAATTGTTGCTGGTTACAATGCAGGTCGTATTGGCTTGGACCGTTGGGTCATTCCTTATATTCGAACATGGTGGGGAAATGTAAGGAAGAAACAGGCATAA
- a CDS encoding L-lactate dehydrogenase, with the protein MKNHTKIVVIGSGAVGSTFAYTVLLKGLANELVIIDKNRDKAEGDALDLNHGLLLAQPMKIYAGDYSDCKDADIIVITAGAAQKPGETRLDLLQRNVSIYHQILSEVTKFNQDAIFLIATNPVDILTYISIKLTNIPKERIIGSGTLLDSARFRYLISEKIKIDPRSIHGMIIGEHGDTELAAWSLLNIAGINQVKADTTSRCYLSPEDKEEIYQQTKNAAYQIIEKKGSTYYAIALSLARICEAILHDQKSILPVSTYLENYKGIRDVCLGIPSIVGKNGVEEILDLPLTSEEEEKLLHSAQQLGNFIRQIQLPNFSPAS; encoded by the coding sequence ATGAAAAATCACACAAAAATTGTTGTTATTGGAAGCGGTGCAGTGGGTTCAACTTTTGCCTATACTGTTCTTTTAAAAGGATTAGCCAATGAATTAGTAATTATTGACAAAAACAGAGATAAGGCTGAAGGGGATGCTCTGGATTTAAACCATGGTTTACTTTTGGCCCAACCGATGAAAATCTATGCTGGAGATTATTCAGATTGTAAAGATGCAGATATTATCGTGATTACGGCAGGGGCAGCACAAAAACCAGGAGAGACTCGCCTTGATTTATTACAAAGAAACGTCTCCATCTATCATCAAATCCTTTCAGAAGTCACGAAGTTTAATCAAGATGCGATATTTTTAATTGCTACGAATCCCGTAGATATTCTCACATATATCAGCATAAAGCTAACCAATATACCCAAAGAACGAATCATTGGTTCTGGCACACTACTAGATAGTGCACGTTTTCGTTATTTGATATCGGAAAAAATAAAGATTGACCCGAGAAGTATTCATGGTATGATTATTGGAGAACATGGGGATACCGAACTTGCTGCATGGAGTTTATTAAATATTGCAGGGATCAACCAAGTAAAAGCTGATACAACTTCTCGATGTTATTTGTCACCAGAAGATAAGGAAGAGATCTATCAACAAACAAAGAATGCTGCTTATCAGATCATTGAAAAGAAAGGTTCAACCTATTATGCGATTGCCTTATCGTTGGCAAGAATATGTGAAGCCATTTTACATGATCAAAAGTCTATTTTGCCTGTTTCTACTTATTTAGAAAACTATAAAGGAATTCGTGATGTTTGTTTAGGAATTCCTAGTATCGTTGGAAAGAATGGAGTTGAAGAAATACTTGATCTACCTTTAACATCGGAAGAGGAGGAAAAACTTTTACATTCAGCTCAACAATTAGGGAACTTTATTCGGCAAATTCAATTACCAAATTTTTCGCCCGCTTCTTAA
- a CDS encoding DegV family protein has translation MSIKLFTDSSCDLPEDIMKHYNIHVIPLHISFRSEHFLDRVNLGVNEFYQKMKIEEELPKTAAPSPHDFLHHFENVMGSEDQGIVITLSSQLSSTYQSAKMAVEMYKEEHPHVKMVALDAKNASIGLGVILIQVAQLIKEGHTFEEVVAKTKHIIDHSHILIFLDTLENVIKGGRLDRVRGKIASVLSIKLLMKNSFEGSLEVVDKVRGTKNAIKRLIDLIEEYGENLEQKILGIAHSQCEEKALMIKEIIEKRYRFARIILTEIGPTIGTYAGEGGLLISF, from the coding sequence ATGTCAATCAAACTTTTTACCGATAGTAGTTGTGATTTACCTGAAGATATCATGAAACATTACAATATTCATGTGATTCCATTACACATCTCCTTCCGAAGTGAGCATTTTCTTGATCGCGTCAATTTGGGGGTAAACGAATTTTATCAAAAAATGAAAATTGAAGAAGAGCTACCGAAAACGGCAGCACCATCTCCTCATGATTTTCTTCATCACTTTGAAAATGTCATGGGATCGGAGGATCAAGGGATTGTGATTACCTTATCTTCACAGCTAAGTAGTACATATCAGAGTGCGAAAATGGCTGTTGAGATGTATAAAGAAGAACATCCTCATGTAAAAATGGTTGCTCTTGATGCAAAAAATGCTTCGATTGGCTTAGGAGTGATTCTTATTCAAGTAGCCCAACTCATTAAGGAAGGGCATACATTTGAGGAGGTTGTTGCGAAAACCAAACATATTATTGATCATTCACATATTCTGATTTTCTTAGATACCTTAGAAAATGTAATCAAAGGTGGTAGATTGGACCGGGTAAGAGGCAAAATTGCATCAGTTCTATCGATCAAATTACTAATGAAAAATAGCTTTGAAGGCTCCTTAGAAGTCGTAGATAAAGTAAGGGGCACAAAGAATGCGATCAAACGACTCATTGATTTAATTGAGGAATATGGAGAGAATTTGGAGCAAAAGATTTTAGGGATTGCCCATTCACAATGCGAGGAAAAAGCGTTAATGATCAAAGAGATAATTGAAAAAAGGTATCGATTCGCTCGAATTATCTTAACGGAAATTGGTCCAACGATTGGCACTTATGCCGGTGAAGGCGGGTTACTAATTTCATTTTAG